In Scatophagus argus isolate fScaArg1 chromosome 5, fScaArg1.pri, whole genome shotgun sequence, a genomic segment contains:
- the nlrc3l gene encoding NACHT, LRR and PYD domains-containing protein 3, translated as MDPDAEVEGFFMRVNEEEEDDDEEKKKKRMRPPSSYGSMRSDSDEVDENEEEADENEVAVMACSLFPVVQTELTAHEETGLQMVRSDSPETHYTMTTQQTKPPDAFVIDTRSSDLEDCPEEDVDDMNEVLITHSPEPPEPVEMDEMMHIDENGQPGRLHPELDLGHIFRSIQDIVSGLTKEELFKFKMWFYQWESEITLQQVMEGDILDFVDRILEILGQDRSLLHTISTLENVNKKPEADELRKQCKRALIRYYLKQYVIRKHEVIREGVVRAGRHNLLDNIYVEPQISTCGYGGVDPSHELRAHPPSPLQLPSADTFVGLNNLFRLQKDDGQPVRTVLTTGLPGIGMSVCVGKFCLDWAELRANRDLQFVITLSFRTFWSLRNKEHLGSQKMSIMEVIEYYHSECKGMKYLEEEDCKFLIIMDSFDCYQAPLDWENAPVINDNYTQAHPDVLIVNIIRGTVLRGARIWILGRRAAVSQIPSGFIDVVTEIQGFSDEMKDDYLTKRHSNAELAAKIVAHYKRLPSLNILARQPFVCWMVATVFERCYRYQGYGVHPPRLTPFYVSILIIQTNRRLQFYCGKDENELKWSNDDKQLLTMMGKMAFKMLERNTSVFSEGDMKECGLKLREVTVFSGLCTELPTAAPDGSRTFCFIHYTFQEFMAALYVFTMFRSELKNVLSSGGLHKPKIFASKDQTKSAAGLVHCAVERTLTSPLGHYDMFLRFLCGMLSSDCHDNQLSGYLYRHNSPKVSGLDEAQQLLEQTIRAAQENNRDRVENLKECLREMTQEDE; from the exons ATGGACCCGGACGCTGAAGTTGAAGG CTTTTTCATGCGAGtaaatgaggaggaagaggatgatgatgaggagaagaagaagaagcggaTGAGGCCTCCCTCCAGCTATGGCTCCATGAGGAGTGATAGCGATGAAGTGGatgagaatgaggaggaggcGGATGAAAACGAAGTGGCAGTCATGGCCTGCTCTTTGTTTCCAGTGGTACAAACTGAATTGACTGCTCACGAGGAGACTGG GTTGCAGATGGTTCGCTCAGACTCTCCAGAGACACATTACACCATGACCACACAGCAGACCAAACCACCGGATGCTTTTGTCATTGACACCAG GTCATCTGATTTAGAGGATTGTCCAGAAGAAGATGTGGATGATATGAATGAAGTTTTGATAACTCATTCCCCAGAACCACCTGAGCCTGTTGAAATGGATGAGATGATGCACATCGATGAGAATGGCCAGCCAGGAAGACTGCACCCAGAACTGGACCTGGGCCATATATTCAGG AGTATTCAGGATATCGTGTCAGGCCTCACCAAGGAAGAGCTATTCAAATTTAAGATGTGGTTTTACCAATGGGAATCTGAGATAACCCTGCAACAGGTGATGGAGGGAGACATTCTTGATTTTGTGGACAGGATCTTGGAGATCCTTG GTCAGGATCGTTCTCTGTTGCATACAATAAGTACCctagaaaatgtaaacaagaaACCAGAGGCAGACGAACTACGGAAACAGTGCAAAAGAG CGTTGATCCGGTACTATCTGAAGCAGTATGTGATCAGAAAACACGAGGTCATCCGTGAGGGGGTCGTTCGAGCTGGAAGGCATAATCTTCTAGACAACATCTATGTAGAGCCTCAAATTTCCACCTGTGGTTATGGAGGAGTCGACCCATCCCACGAGCTCCGAGCCCACCCTCCGTCACCTCTTCAACTCCCCAGTGCGGACACCTTTGTTGGCCTGAACAATCTGTTCCGACTGCAGAAGGATGACGGCCAGCCGGTGAGGACGGTACTGACCACTGGGCTTCCAGGAATtggcatgtctgtctgtgtggggaAATTCTGCCTGGATTGGGCCGAACTGCGTGCCAATAGG gATCTGCAATTTGTCATCACACTTTCATTCCGAACCTTCTGGTCTCTGCGAAACAAAGAACATCTTGGTTCACAGAAGATGTCCATCATGGAAGTGATAGAATATTATCATTCTGAGTGCAAAGGCATGAAGTACCTGGAGGAAGAGGACTGCAAATTTCTCATCATAATGGACTCATTTGACTGTTACCAAGCTCCTCTAGACTGGGAG AATGCTCCAGTAATAAATGACAATTACACGCAAGCACATCCTGATGTCCTAATTGTGAATATCATCCGAGGCACTGTGCTTCGTGGTGCCCGCATCTGGATCCTGGGGAGACGGGCGGCTGTCTCACAAATACCATCTGGCTTCATAGACGTTGTCACAGAAATACAGGGCTTCAG TGATGAGATGAAAGACGACTACCTAACCAAACGCCATAGCAACGCAGAGTTAGCAGCGAAGATCGTGGCACATTATAAGCGCCTTCCCTCACTCAATATACTCGCTCGCCAGCCCTTTGTCTGCTGGATGGTTGCCACAGTGTTTGAGCGCTGCTATCGTTATCAGGGCTATGGAGTGCACCCCCCCAGGCTGACACCGTTCTACGTCAGCATTTTGATTATCCAGACCAATCGCAGACTTCAATTCTACTGCGGAAAGGATGAGAACGAGCtg AAATGGTCGAATGATGACAAGCAGCTGCTGACAATGATGGGGAAGATGGCCTTTAAGATGCTGGAGAGGAATACCAGTGTGTTCTCTGAAGGGGACATGAAGGAGTGTGGTCTGAAGCTGAGAGAGGTGACGGTGTTCTCCGGCCTGTGCACCGAGCTCCCCACTGCAGCCCCAGATGGGAGCAGGACATTCTGCTTTATACACTATACGTTTCag gAGTTCATGGCCGCTCTGTACGTTTTCACAATGTTTCGCTCAGAGTTGAAGAATGTTCTGTCCTCCGGGGGCTTGCACAAACCCAAGATCTTCGCATCCAAAGATCAGACCAAATCAGCAGCAGGCCTGGTCCACTGTGCCGTGGAGCGAACCCTCACCTCCCCGCTGGGCCACTATGACATGTTCCTGCGCTTTTTGTGCGGCATGCTTTCCTCGGACTGCCACGACAATCAGCTGAGCGGGTATCTTTATCGCCACAACTCGCCAAAGGTGAGTGGACTGGACGAGGCgcagcagctgctggagcagACGATACGGGCTGCTCAAGAAAACAATAGAGACCGAGTGGAAAACCTGAAGGAGTGCCTCAGAGAAATGACCCAGGAAGATGAGTGA